A window from Corynebacterium accolens encodes these proteins:
- a CDS encoding alpha/beta fold hydrolase: MALAPLPPSTVELEGPFAHEFVHTRGIRLHVAIAGDSADPLVVFIHGAFGGWFDFQEVIGPLAQCGYHVAAVDMRGFGMSDKPPIDPGQDIRTLVGDLDGLIQALGHDDAYIVGADTGGAVAWCLAAERPNRVRGLVSVSAAHPVDIRRAIAARPWDFGWMILRSLLCHLPKVTRANTLLLSPRAYRKELSLDTGPALADATLESILALRLRASQIGKVRRGILWNHRMRTAVVPLNWSELSVKRPVLFIHAQQRLWNPVIQRASLRARAGFSATSIPGAKNLPFLEAPEQFVDELRRWLDA, translated from the coding sequence ATGGCCTTAGCACCACTTCCCCCCTCCACGGTTGAGCTGGAAGGACCCTTTGCGCACGAGTTTGTCCACACTCGGGGCATCCGCCTGCACGTGGCCATAGCGGGCGATAGCGCCGATCCCCTCGTCGTTTTTATTCACGGAGCTTTTGGCGGCTGGTTCGATTTTCAGGAGGTCATCGGGCCCCTCGCCCAGTGCGGGTACCACGTCGCCGCGGTGGATATGCGCGGCTTTGGCATGTCCGATAAGCCGCCCATCGATCCCGGCCAGGATATCCGCACCTTGGTCGGGGATCTGGATGGCCTCATTCAGGCATTGGGCCACGATGATGCCTATATCGTCGGCGCCGATACTGGTGGCGCGGTGGCGTGGTGCCTGGCCGCCGAGCGCCCCAATCGCGTGCGCGGCTTGGTCTCGGTCTCGGCCGCGCACCCCGTGGATATCCGCCGCGCCATCGCCGCGCGCCCCTGGGATTTTGGGTGGATGATCCTGCGTTCCCTGCTCTGCCACCTGCCAAAGGTCACCCGCGCGAATACCTTGCTGCTCAGTCCCCGGGCCTACCGCAAGGAGCTCAGCCTGGATACGGGGCCCGCGCTTGCCGATGCCACCCTAGAGTCCATCCTTGCCCTGCGCCTGCGCGCCTCCCAGATTGGCAAGGTACGCCGCGGCATCCTGTGGAATCATCGGATGCGCACCGCCGTGGTGCCCTTGAACTGGTCCGAATTAAGCGTAAAACGCCCCGTCCTTTTCATCCACGCCCAGCAGCGCTTGTGGAACCCCGTCATCCAGCGGGCCTCCCTGCGCGCCCGCGCTGGTTTTAGCGCCACTTCGATTCCAGGGGCCAAGAACCTGCCCTTCCTCGAGGCCCCTGAACAGTTCGTCGACGAGCTGCGCCGCTGGCTCGACGCGTAG
- a CDS encoding MarP family serine protease: protein MTAALVVDGLIVLAVLAALLSGWRNGALAAVLSAIGVGAGLVVGIAVAPSVLRTVEEPSLRLLLLVGILVLLVGIGQIIGSSLGTSMRDRMKARTTQRIDSLFGAVFQSFIALIVIWMISIPVATNLGGSAGQGLRDSRILSNLNAAAPTRLASLPNGVAALLNESGLPPLVSPWENSISGKDVEDPAPDVQDPELVRSIRPSIIHVLGDAEECSRRLMGSGFVVDNDYVVTNAHVVAGTQTVRLDTKLGLKDATVVYYNPEVDIAVLHAPDLGIQPLPWAQQPAQTGDDAMVMGFPHSGPFNVEMARVRDRITIAGPDIYSQGRVERDSYTVRGNIQQGNSGGPLVNTAGEVLGVIFGASVDDSETGYALTADEVIGHIGDVTQLKRPVETGECVAH from the coding sequence ATGACTGCTGCGCTCGTTGTTGACGGCCTGATCGTGCTTGCCGTATTAGCAGCATTGCTAAGTGGTTGGCGCAATGGCGCGCTCGCCGCGGTGCTCTCCGCCATTGGCGTGGGCGCGGGCCTCGTGGTGGGCATCGCCGTAGCACCCAGCGTATTGCGCACAGTGGAGGAGCCTTCGCTGCGCCTGCTCCTGCTCGTGGGCATCCTAGTTTTGCTGGTGGGTATTGGGCAGATCATTGGTTCCTCCTTGGGCACCAGCATGCGCGATCGCATGAAGGCGCGCACCACCCAGCGGATAGATTCGCTATTCGGCGCGGTCTTTCAGTCCTTCATCGCGCTCATCGTCATCTGGATGATTTCCATTCCCGTGGCCACCAATTTGGGCGGATCCGCGGGGCAGGGGCTGCGCGATTCCCGCATCCTGAGCAACCTCAACGCGGCCGCCCCGACGCGCCTGGCTTCCCTTCCCAATGGCGTGGCGGCGTTGCTCAATGAATCGGGGCTTCCGCCCTTGGTCTCGCCGTGGGAAAATTCCATCAGCGGCAAGGACGTTGAGGACCCCGCCCCAGACGTGCAGGATCCGGAGCTGGTGCGCAGCATCCGCCCGTCCATCATTCACGTGCTTGGCGATGCCGAAGAGTGCTCCCGCCGCCTCATGGGTTCCGGTTTTGTGGTGGACAATGACTATGTGGTCACCAATGCCCACGTGGTGGCCGGCACCCAAACGGTGAGGTTGGATACGAAGCTGGGGCTGAAAGACGCCACGGTGGTCTACTACAACCCAGAGGTCGACATCGCCGTCTTGCACGCGCCGGATTTGGGCATCCAACCCCTGCCGTGGGCGCAGCAGCCGGCCCAGACCGGCGACGATGCCATGGTCATGGGCTTCCCACACTCCGGCCCCTTTAATGTGGAAATGGCACGCGTGCGCGATCGCATCACCATCGCCGGGCCAGATATCTACTCCCAAGGCAGGGTAGAGCGCGATTCCTATACGGTGCGCGGCAATATCCAACAGGGCAACTCTGGCGGCCCCTTGGTCAATACCGCGGGTGAGGTCTTGGGCGTTATCTTCGGTGCCTCAGTGGATGATTCTGAGACCGGATACGCGTTGACCGCAGACGAGGTCATCGGCCACATTGGGGATGTCACCCAATTGAAGCGCCCGGTAGAAACGGGCGAGTGCGTGGCGCACTAG
- a CDS encoding NUDIX hydrolase, with the protein MSELWPEYAPEWIKPALGVDPSQVQELIGQRQASQLNGSEEEVPTKREAAVLMLLSGNSVEDGEILLTHRSPSLRSHSGQIAFPGGRRDPGDTSLVDTALREAWEETDLQRHTVTPLEQWEQLHIRATGNPVSPILAHWNQPGEVYPASPAETDDVFFVPLGELIDPRNRLLVGFKQWQGPAFYANDYVIWGFTAGVLSALLEHSGWSVPWDNNSVIDLRDTLKKSRNNEKMS; encoded by the coding sequence ATGAGTGAATTATGGCCCGAGTACGCACCCGAGTGGATAAAACCCGCGCTGGGCGTCGATCCGAGTCAGGTGCAGGAACTTATTGGGCAGCGGCAAGCATCGCAGCTCAATGGCTCAGAGGAAGAGGTGCCAACCAAGCGGGAAGCCGCGGTGCTGATGCTGCTTAGCGGGAACAGTGTGGAGGATGGCGAAATTTTGCTTACGCACCGCTCGCCGTCCCTGCGCTCGCATTCCGGTCAGATTGCCTTTCCTGGCGGCCGGCGGGATCCGGGCGATACCTCGCTGGTAGATACCGCCCTGCGGGAGGCGTGGGAGGAAACCGATCTGCAGCGCCACACGGTCACGCCCTTAGAGCAGTGGGAACAGCTGCACATTCGCGCCACGGGGAATCCGGTAAGCCCCATCCTGGCCCATTGGAACCAGCCGGGCGAAGTCTATCCCGCTAGCCCGGCGGAGACCGATGATGTGTTCTTCGTCCCGCTCGGGGAGCTCATTGACCCCCGCAACCGCCTGCTGGTGGGATTTAAGCAGTGGCAAGGCCCGGCGTTTTATGCCAATGACTACGTGATTTGGGGCTTTACTGCCGGAGTTCTGTCAGCATTATTGGAGCATTCTGGGTGGAGCGTACCGTGGGATAACAATTCGGTCATAGACCTGCGTGACACCCTCAAAAAGTCCCGCAATAATGAGAAGATGTCCTAA
- a CDS encoding TlpA family protein disulfide reductase — protein sequence MKKYVFGTVIAAIVIAALVVVGVMQLRGDDNSTGDSAQAPGAGSESGSAGDQDVAERPDCPAGPIAGVDLECLGGDDAREGDKADEGITIANVWAWWCEPCRAELPHLDEVAKSHPDWKVVGVHADKNAANGAAFLNDVGVDLPSFQDPDNSFAGTLGLPGVVPVTVILRDGEVVKQAAQPFTSAAEIEKTVEEALAG from the coding sequence ATGAAAAAATACGTCTTCGGCACCGTCATTGCGGCCATTGTCATCGCAGCCCTCGTGGTGGTGGGGGTCATGCAGCTGCGTGGGGATGACAACAGCACGGGCGATTCGGCGCAGGCCCCTGGCGCGGGATCGGAATCGGGCTCGGCGGGKGACCAGGACGTGGCCGAACGCCCAGATTGCCCCGCAGGGCCCATCGCCGGAGTGGATCTGGAATGCTTGGGCGGCGATGATGCACGCGAAGGGGACAAGGCGGATGAAGGCATTACCATCGCCAATGTGTGGGCGTGGTGGTGCGAGCCGTGCCGCGCGGAATTGCCCCACCTGGACGAGGTGGCAAAGTCCCACCCTGACTGGAAGGTCGTTGGGGTGCACGCGGATAAAAACGCCGCCAACGGGGCCGCGTTCCTCAATGACGTGGGGGTAGACCTGCCGAGCTTCCAGGATCCGGATAATAGCTTCGCGGGCACGCTGGGCCTGCCGGGCGTGGTTCCCGTGACCGTGATTCTCCGCGATGGGGAAGTGGTTAAGCAGGCAGCCCAGCCGTTTACCTCGGCGGCCGAAATCGAAAAAACGGTTGAGGAGGCGCTCGCCGGATGA
- the nth gene encoding endonuclease III has product MSSSLSATAAPSKRAPIINERLASEHPDARCELDFDSPLQLLVATVLSAQCTDARVNSVTPELFRAYPTAADFAAASREDLEAILRPLGFQRAKAGHLMGIGERLVSEFDGEVPQTVKELTSLPGVGRKTALVVLGDAFGVPGLTVDTHFSRLMQRLELTGEKTPVKIERDIAKLIAEEQWTMFSHRVIFHGRRICHARNPECGNCVVRDLCPAALS; this is encoded by the coding sequence ATGAGTTCATCACTGTCGGCCACCGCGGCCCCGAGTAAGAGAGCGCCCATCATTAACGAGCGATTGGCAAGCGAACACCCCGATGCGCGGTGCGAGCTCGATTTCGATTCTCCCCTCCAGCTTTTGGTGGCCACGGTGCTTTCCGCGCAGTGCACGGATGCGCGCGTGAACTCGGTAACCCCTGAGCTGTTTCGCGCCTATCCCACCGCGGCCGATTTTGCGGCAGCCAGCCGGGAGGATCTGGAGGCGATCCTGCGGCCGCTGGGGTTTCAGCGGGCGAAGGCGGGGCATCTCATGGGTATCGGCGAGCGCCTAGTTTCTGAGTTCGATGGCGAGGTGCCACAGACCGTAAAGGAACTGACCTCCCTGCCTGGGGTGGGCCGCAAGACGGCGCTGGTGGTGCTGGGCGATGCCTTCGGGGTACCGGGCCTTACCGTGGATACACACTTTAGCCGCCTGATGCAGCGCCTGGAGCTGACGGGGGAGAAGACGCCGGTGAAGATAGAAAGGGACATCGCCAAGCTCATTGCAGAGGAACAGTGGACGATGTTTTCCCACCGCGTCATTTTTCACGGCCGGCGGATCTGCCATGCCCGGAACCCGGAGTGTGGGAATTGTGTGGTGCGGGATCTGTGCCCGGCTGCATTAAGCTAG
- the glxR gene encoding CRP-like cAMP-activated global transcriptional regulator GlxR, protein MEGVQDTLSRAGIFQGVDPVAVQNLLEQMETVRFPRGTTIFDEGEPGDRLYIITSGKIKLARHAPDGRENLLTVMGPSDMFGELSIFDPGPRTSSAVCVTEVQAATMNSELLDKWVSDHPAIAQQLLRVLARRLRRTNANLADLIFTDVPGRVAKTLLQLANRFGVQEGSALRVNHDLTQEEIAQLVGASRETVNKALATFAHRGWIRLEGKSVLIVDTEHLARRAR, encoded by the coding sequence GTGGAAGGCGTACAGGACACCCTCTCCCGCGCCGGAATCTTCCAAGGCGTTGATCCCGTAGCAGTGCAGAATCTTCTCGAGCAGATGGAGACAGTGCGCTTCCCGCGCGGTACCACCATCTTCGATGAAGGCGAGCCCGGTGACCGTTTGTATATCATCACCTCCGGCAAGATTAAGCTGGCCCGCCACGCCCCGGATGGACGCGAAAACCTCCTGACCGTGATGGGCCCCTCCGATATGTTCGGTGAGCTCTCCATCTTCGATCCGGGCCCTCGCACCTCGTCTGCCGTCTGCGTGACCGAGGTCCAAGCCGCCACCATGAACTCCGAGCTGCTGGATAAGTGGGTCAGCGATCACCCCGCCATCGCCCAGCAGCTGCTGCGCGTGCTGGCCCGCCGCCTGCGCCGCACCAACGCCAACCTGGCGGACCTCATCTTCACCGACGTGCCTGGCCGCGTTGCCAAGACCCTGCTGCAGCTGGCTAACCGCTTCGGTGTCCAGGAAGGCAGCGCGCTGCGCGTCAACCACGATCTCACCCAGGAAGAGATTGCCCAGTTGGTGGGCGCTTCCCGCGAGACCGTCAACAAGGCCCTAGCCACCTTCGCCCACCGCGGCTGGATTCGCCTCGAGGGCAAGTCCGTGCTCATCGTCGATACCGAGCACCTCGCCCGCCGCGCGCGCTAA
- a CDS encoding MBL fold metallo-hydrolase: MEHPAYSQLRPVSQSVGVVLCDNPSYTALEGTNTWIISAAEDSRSIVVDPGPEDEGHLNVVHRHAGEVALILLTHRHDDHASGAQRLRQMTGAPIRAFDPSYCNGAEALQNGEILTLEGITPQLEVLHTPGHTADSTSFFVWSGEVENSRLEGIITGDTIAGRHTVLLSETDGDLADYLHTLDVLESRGKDVPLFPGHGPDLEDTSQVARKYIDRRHYRLDQIREIRSRLGDDVDLTTLVNEMYDDVDPVLRHAAEQSTRTALKYLDGTDN; this comes from the coding sequence ATGGAGCACCCCGCATACAGTCAATTGCGTCCCGTAAGCCAATCCGTTGGCGTAGTTCTTTGTGATAATCCCAGCTATACCGCCCTCGAGGGCACGAATACCTGGATTATCAGTGCCGCTGAAGACTCTCGGTCGATCGTCGTAGACCCGGGGCCGGAAGATGAAGGCCATCTCAACGTTGTGCATCGCCATGCCGGTGAGGTGGCTTTAATTCTGCTTACCCACCGCCACGATGACCACGCTTCGGGCGCGCAACGGCTTCGGCAGATGACCGGCGCGCCCATCCGCGCCTTCGATCCCAGCTATTGCAATGGCGCGGAGGCATTGCAGAATGGTGAAATTCTGACTTTGGAAGGCATCACCCCGCAATTGGAGGTCCTGCACACGCCGGGCCACACCGCGGACTCCACGTCCTTCTTCGTGTGGAGCGGTGAGGTAGAAAATTCCCGGCTAGAAGGCATTATCACCGGCGATACCATCGCGGGGCGCCACACCGTTTTGCTTTCAGAAACGGACGGTGATTTGGCCGATTACCTGCATACCCTGGATGTGCTGGAATCTCGCGGCAAGGATGTTCCGCTCTTCCCAGGCCACGGGCCGGATTTGGAAGATACCTCGCAGGTGGCGCGCAAGTACATTGACCGCCGCCACTACCGCCTAGACCAGATCCGGGAAATTCGCTCCCGGCTGGGCGATGACGTGGATCTGACCACCTTGGTCAATGAAATGTATGACGATGTGGATCCGGTGCTGCGCCATGCCGCAGAGCAGTCCACGCGCACCGCGTTGAAGTACCTCGACGGTACGGATAACTAA
- a CDS encoding RidA family protein, with protein sequence MSFSARLKELGVELPGVAKPLASYVPALRVGNQVWTSGQLPLVEGSLPVTGKVGAEVTTEQAQDQARTAVLNALAAVDAEIGLDNISRVIKIVGFVASDPGYEDQPAVVNGASDFIGEVFGEAGTHARSAVGVAALPKNAPVEIELIVEIAE encoded by the coding sequence ATGAGCTTTTCCGCTCGCTTGAAAGAGCTAGGGGTGGAGCTGCCGGGCGTCGCTAAGCCGCTGGCTTCCTATGTGCCCGCACTGCGCGTGGGCAACCAGGTATGGACCTCTGGCCAGCTTCCCTTAGTGGAAGGCTCCCTGCCGGTGACCGGCAAGGTTGGTGCTGAAGTCACCACGGAGCAGGCCCAGGACCAGGCCCGCACCGCCGTGCTCAACGCCTTGGCGGCCGTTGATGCGGAGATCGGACTGGATAATATCTCCCGCGTGATCAAGATCGTTGGCTTTGTGGCCTCGGACCCTGGCTACGAGGACCAGCCCGCGGTGGTTAACGGGGCATCGGATTTCATCGGGGAGGTATTCGGCGAGGCTGGCACGCACGCGCGTTCTGCAGTCGGCGTAGCTGCCTTGCCAAAGAATGCCCCGGTGGAGATCGAATTGATCGTAGAGATCGCTGAGTGA
- a CDS encoding DUF4177 domain-containing protein: protein MTKWEYATAPVLTHATKQILDSWGEDGWELVSITPGPNPENVVAYFKREVAE, encoded by the coding sequence ATGACTAAATGGGAATACGCAACCGCACCAGTACTGACCCACGCCACCAAGCAGATTCTTGACTCTTGGGGCGAAGACGGATGGGAATTGGTCTCCATCACCCCTGGCCCAAACCCGGAGAACGTGGTGGCCTACTTCAAGCGCGAGGTGGCAGAGTAA
- a CDS encoding WhiB family transcriptional regulator, with product MTVRVKTAGMSNTARNPERGEWVTQAKCRNEDPDALFVRGAEQRKAAVICRHCPVLTECRADALDNRVEFGVWGGLTERQRRALLRKNPHITDWANYLAKGGELVGI from the coding sequence ATGACCGTTCGAGTGAAGACTGCGGGGATGTCCAATACAGCCCGAAATCCCGAGCGTGGTGAGTGGGTCACTCAAGCAAAGTGCCGCAATGAGGACCCAGACGCATTATTCGTGCGCGGCGCTGAACAGCGCAAAGCCGCCGTCATTTGCCGCCACTGCCCCGTATTAACGGAATGCCGTGCAGACGCCCTTGATAACCGCGTGGAATTTGGTGTGTGGGGCGGGTTGACCGAGCGCCAGCGCCGCGCGCTCCTGCGCAAGAACCCCCACATCACGGACTGGGCCAATTACCTGGCTAAGGGTGGCGAACTCGTCGGCATTTAA